A section of the Phaseolus vulgaris cultivar G19833 chromosome 8, P. vulgaris v2.0, whole genome shotgun sequence genome encodes:
- the LOC137826502 gene encoding protein LAX PANICLE 2 isoform X2 — MTMVPSQNGKHQNINRSGDYVICRNTTTTTSAMNQVIEVEGSYNCLLGSDFVVRRNIMAEAEESSRHNNNDNEEAEPGRCGSTSKDEEVEGTNININTNTNNNNNWLQLGIGLTSTKQDRDRTVPATTGSGPVELDLLPLRRNFDKPPAFFPVAVSGRGGPSFGGSSSFVFEHQTASPSSMSMSMASGPITSAFGHQEMLNWAFGPLLPPSMPIMPSSSSFTPLPPHHPPPSSSSSSSQTCHSSLRPPLGSYFPTPFHHFPSSSGFDQYDMAAAGPSSDVTVRVVDPPRRPHSGIWFMLQASQNQGKEPFLPQIPKNYLRIKDGRMTVRLLLKYLVSKLRLESESE, encoded by the exons ATGACCATGGTTCCTTCTCAAAACGGGAAACATCAGAACATTAATAGGAGTGGTGATTATGTTATTTGCCGTAACACAACAACAACGACTAGTGCTATGAACCAG gtTATTGAAGTTGAAGGAAGCTACAATTGCTTATTAGGATCTGATTTTGTGGTGAGGAGGAACATCATGGCTGAGGCTGAAGAATCATCCAGACACAACAACAACGACAACGAGGAAGCTGAACCTGGTCGCTGTGGTTCAACCTCAAAGGATGAAGAAGTAGAAGGAACAAACATCAACATCAACACCAACACCAATAACAACAATAACTGGCTTCAATTAGGCATAGGTTTGACAAGCACAAAGCAAGACCGTGATCGAACCGTTCCAGCAACAACCGGTTCAGGGCCTGTGGAGTTAGACTTGCTTCCCTTGCGGCGGAACTTCGACAAGCCGCCGGCATTTTTTCCGGTGGCGGTTTCCGGTAGAGGAGGGCCTAGTTTTGGTggttcttcttcttttgtttttgagCATCAAACGGCGTCGCCTTCTTCCATGTCCATGTCTATGGCTAGTGGTCCAATTACCTCAGCCTTTGGTCATCAAGAGATGCTGAACTGGGCATTTGGTCCACTACTTCCTCCTTCTATGCCTATTATgccctcttcttcctctttcacTCCTCTTCCACCTCATCATcctcctccttcttcttcttcctcctcatcaCAAACTTGCCACTCCTCTTTGAGGCCTCCCTTAGGATCCTACTTTCCCACACCCTTTCATCATTTCCCTTCTTCTTCTGGGTTTGATCAATATGACATGGCTGCGGCAGGACCAAGCTCCGATGTCACCGTTCGAGTTGTTGATCCTCCCAGAAGACCTCATTCTGGAATATGGTTCATGTTACAAGCCTCTCAAAATCA AGGGAAAGAACCATTCTTGCCACAAATACCTAAGAACTACCTTAGAATTAA AGACGGAAGGATGACAGTTCGGTTGCTATTGAAGTATCTGGTTAGCAAACTGAGACTGGAAAGCGAATCAGAG